In Persephonella sp., a single window of DNA contains:
- the cmk gene encoding (d)CMP kinase, whose amino-acid sequence KSTIAKMIARELGFTYIDTGAMYRAVALKIKRLGINPDNPEAVLEVLKNTQIDLKPSEKDVKVFLDGEDVSDKIRTEEIGKIASKIARHKKVREILVQMQRELGKRAKNAVIEGRDTGTVVFPDADIKFFLTASAEVRAERRYRELKEKGLDVSYDKILREVQERDRLDKTRKESPLKPAEDAIIIDTSDKDINQVFRHLIEIIKNKIKK is encoded by the coding sequence AAATCAACTATAGCAAAAATGATAGCAAGAGAACTGGGCTTTACATACATAGATACAGGTGCTATGTATAGGGCTGTCGCCCTGAAAATAAAAAGGCTGGGAATAAACCCTGATAACCCTGAGGCTGTTTTGGAGGTTTTGAAAAATACACAGATTGATCTAAAGCCTTCAGAAAAAGATGTTAAAGTTTTTCTTGATGGAGAAGATGTATCTGATAAGATAAGAACAGAGGAGATAGGAAAGATAGCCTCAAAGATAGCAAGACACAAAAAGGTAAGGGAAATACTTGTCCAGATGCAGAGGGAATTGGGCAAAAGAGCAAAAAATGCTGTAATAGAGGGAAGGGATACAGGAACTGTAGTATTTCCTGATGCAGACATAAAGTTTTTCCTGACAGCTTCTGCCGAAGTAAGAGCAGAAAGAAGATACAGAGAGCTAAAGGAAAAAGGGCTTGATGTAAGCTACGACAAGATTTTAAGAGAGGTTCAAGAAAGGGATAGACTTGATAAAACAAGAAAAGAAAGTCCATTAAAACCTGCTGAAGATGCTATTATTATTGATACTTCGGATAAGGACATCAATCAGGTTTTCAGACATTTGATTGAGATCATTAAAAATAAAATAAAAAAGTAG
- a CDS encoding anaerobic ribonucleoside-triphosphate reductase activating protein has translation MKIGGLQKFSLIDYPGKISAVVFVQGCNFRCPYCHNRDLVLPEYFSPEIPETEVLEFLEGRKGKLQGVVITGGEPTIFPDLPEFLKKIKRIGFQIKLDTNGSNPEMLELLIKESLIDYLAMDIKAPLEKYPEITNFQINKDILIKSIEIITSSGIPYEFRTTVIKDLLNQIDILKISNLIKGSKRYALQNFHPSEKLIENSFKNKKGFSEEEILNLKKKLEDKFGEIIVRT, from the coding sequence ATGAAGATTGGAGGACTTCAGAAATTTTCTCTTATTGATTATCCAGGAAAGATATCTGCCGTTGTTTTTGTTCAGGGGTGTAACTTTAGATGTCCATACTGCCATAACAGAGACCTTGTTCTTCCAGAATACTTCTCCCCAGAAATTCCTGAAACAGAAGTGCTTGAATTTTTAGAAGGCAGAAAAGGAAAATTACAGGGAGTCGTAATAACAGGAGGGGAACCAACAATATTTCCTGATCTACCGGAATTTCTAAAAAAAATAAAAAGGATAGGATTTCAGATAAAGCTTGATACAAACGGCTCTAACCCTGAGATGCTTGAACTTCTCATTAAAGAAAGCCTTATTGATTATTTAGCTATGGACATAAAAGCCCCATTAGAAAAATACCCTGAAATAACCAACTTTCAGATAAACAAAGATATCCTTATAAAATCAATAGAAATTATAACCTCTTCAGGTATTCCTTATGAGTTCAGAACTACAGTCATCAAAGATCTTTTAAACCAAATAGACATTTTAAAAATTTCTAATCTTATAAAAGGCTCAAAAAGATACGCCCTTCAAAACTTTCACCCTTCAGAAAAACTGATAGAAAACAGCTTTAAAAATAAAAAAGGTTTTTCAGAAGAAGAAATCCTCAATCTGAAAAAAAAGCTTGAGGACAAGTTCGGAGAAATTATTGTAAGAACCTAA
- a CDS encoding ribonucleoside triphosphate reductase → MAAYLVENYLKKLDWRVYENSNTTYSLQGLNFYISSEVTKEYWLSSVYTKKIADAHRNGDFHIHDLQNLSVYCVGWDLYDLLTTGFRGAYGKAESKPPKHLSSALGQIVNFLYTLQGEAAGAQAFSNFDTLLAPFVRYDNLSYRQVKQAIQEFVFNLNVPTRVGFQTPFTNLTFDLKAENSPYADQYVVIGGEIQKEKYRDFQKEMDMINQAFFEVMSEGDASGRVFTFPIPTYNITKDFDWDSPVLEKLWKMTGKYGIPYFANFINSDLDPNDARSMCCRLRLDVRELKKRGGGLFGANPLTGSIGVVTINLPRIGYLSNSKEQFFERLNYLLETAKESLEIKRKLLEDLTEKGLYPYSRFYLRSIKGQTGEYWKNHFSTIGVIGMNEASINLLGVNIATEEGKEFAKEVLDFINQKLVQFQMETGNNYNLEATPAEGTSYRLAKIDKSVYPDIIVANEEEYRQGAAPYYTNSTHLPVDYSDDPFFVLENQDDLQTRYTGGTVIHFFLGEKISETETVKNFVRLVCENFHLPYFTLTPTFSVCPVHGYISGEHHSCPECGEETEVYSRIVGYFRPVKHWNDGKKEEFKNRKTYKIAAAAT, encoded by the coding sequence CTGGTTGAAAATTATCTGAAAAAGTTAGACTGGAGGGTGTATGAAAACAGCAACACAACCTACTCCCTTCAGGGTTTGAATTTTTACATATCCTCAGAGGTAACAAAAGAGTACTGGCTTTCTTCTGTTTATACAAAAAAAATAGCCGATGCCCACAGAAATGGGGATTTTCACATACATGATCTTCAAAATCTGAGTGTTTACTGTGTTGGCTGGGATCTTTACGATCTTTTAACAACAGGGTTTAGAGGGGCTTACGGAAAAGCAGAGAGCAAGCCTCCAAAACATCTGTCATCTGCTTTAGGACAGATAGTAAACTTTCTTTACACACTTCAGGGAGAAGCTGCAGGAGCACAGGCTTTTTCAAATTTTGATACACTTTTAGCGCCGTTTGTTAGATACGATAACCTATCCTACAGGCAGGTAAAACAGGCTATTCAGGAGTTTGTCTTTAATCTTAATGTTCCAACAAGGGTTGGATTTCAAACCCCGTTTACCAACCTAACATTTGATCTGAAGGCTGAAAACTCACCATACGCAGATCAGTATGTTGTCATAGGAGGAGAGATACAAAAGGAGAAATACAGAGATTTTCAGAAAGAGATGGATATGATAAATCAGGCATTCTTTGAGGTTATGAGCGAGGGAGATGCATCAGGTAGGGTGTTTACTTTTCCTATACCAACATACAACATAACAAAGGATTTTGATTGGGACAGTCCAGTTCTTGAGAAACTGTGGAAAATGACTGGAAAGTACGGAATTCCATATTTTGCAAACTTTATAAACTCAGACCTTGATCCTAATGATGCAAGAAGCATGTGCTGTAGATTAAGACTTGATGTTAGAGAACTGAAAAAAAGGGGAGGCGGTCTTTTCGGTGCAAACCCGCTCACAGGTTCTATAGGAGTTGTAACTATCAACCTTCCAAGGATAGGCTATCTATCAAACAGTAAAGAACAGTTTTTTGAAAGGCTAAATTATCTTTTAGAAACAGCTAAAGAAAGCCTTGAGATCAAAAGAAAACTTCTTGAAGACCTGACAGAAAAAGGGCTGTATCCATATTCCCGTTTTTACCTGAGAAGCATAAAAGGACAGACAGGTGAATACTGGAAAAACCATTTTTCAACAATAGGCGTTATAGGAATGAATGAGGCATCTATAAATCTTTTAGGTGTAAATATCGCCACTGAAGAAGGAAAAGAGTTTGCAAAAGAGGTTCTTGATTTTATTAATCAGAAACTGGTGCAGTTTCAGATGGAAACAGGCAACAACTACAACCTTGAGGCAACTCCAGCAGAAGGAACATCTTATAGACTGGCAAAAATAGACAAATCTGTTTACCCAGATATAATTGTGGCGAATGAGGAGGAATATAGACAGGGAGCTGCACCTTACTACACAAACTCAACACACCTTCCTGTTGATTACTCAGATGATCCATTTTTTGTTCTTGAAAACCAGGACGATCTCCAGACAAGATACACAGGAGGAACTGTTATACATTTCTTCTTAGGTGAAAAAATATCAGAAACTGAAACTGTTAAAAACTTTGTGAGGCTTGTGTGTGAAAATTTCCATTTGCCATATTTTACTCTAACCCCTACATTTAGTGTGTGTCCTGTTCACGGCTACATATCAGGAGAGCACCATAGCTGTCCTGAATGTGGAGAAGAAACAGAGGTCTATTCAAGGATAGTTGGTTATTTTAGACCTGTGAAACACTGGAATGACGGAAAAAAAGAAGAGTTTAAGAATAGAAAAACTTATAAAATTGCTGCTGCCGCCACTTGA